The sequence GACGACATGTACCAGGAAGGCGACCTGATGGTCGTCGAGGGCATCGCGCCCGTCGAGGAGATGATCGGCTTCTCCTCGGACATCCGCTCGGCCACCGAAGGTCGCGCCTCCTGGAACACCGAGAACGCGGGATTCCGCGTCCTCGCCGACAATCTTCAGCCCGAGAAGATCACGGAGATCCGCGAGCGCAAAGGCATGAAGACCGAACTGCCGGCCAGCATCAACTACTTCTAGCTCCTCTCTTCCGAGTCCGGCAGGACTTTACCGCGCCCCACACAATATCCGGTAACGAACATGCAGGGCCAACAGCAGCAGGCCTACGACCGGGGGATCACCATCTTCTCCCCGGACGGTCGCCTCTACCAAGTCGAGTACGCACGAGAAGCAGTCAAACGCGGGACGACGAGCATCGGCGTCCGGACGGCGGAGGGCGTCGTCCTCGTCGTCGATAAGCGCTCGCGGTCCCCCCTGATGGAACCGGAGAGCATCGAGAAATTACACAAGGTCGCCGACCACGTCGCCATCGCCAGCGCCGGCCACGTCGCCGACGCCAGGCAACTCATCGACTTCGCCCGCCGTCGGGCCCAGGTCGAGGAACTCCGCTACGAGGAGCCGATGGACGTGGAGGCGTTGACGAAGGCCGTCACCGACAACATCCAGCAGTATACGCAGGTGGGTGGCGCCCGGCCGTTCGGTGCGGCCTTGCTCATCGCTGGCGTCTCGGATGGCGTTCCCCGACTGTTCGAGACCGACCCGAGTGGCACATCGAACGAGTGGAAGGCTGTCGCCATCGGCGCGGACCGCTCGGATACCCAGTCTTTCCTCGAGGAGGAGTGGCACGACGATCTCACACTCGAGGAGGGCATCGAACTCGGTGTCCGCGCACTCGCGCATCTCCGCGAGGACTCCCTCGAGGCGTCGGGCGTCGGCGTGGGGACCGTCTCGGTCGAGGACCCCGTCTACGACGAACTATCGAACGAGGACCTCCAGGAGTACCTGGACGACCTCGACGAAGTCACCGAACACGAGGACGAGGACGAGGACGAATCGGAATGATGTCACCCGACCCCTACGAGCCGGAGCTGGGCTCCATTCCGGAGGAGACGGCACCGGCGGACGACGTGGAATCGGCGAAGACCGGGACGACGTCCGTCGGCATCGCCGCCGAGGATGGGGTCGTCATCGCCACCGATCGTCGCGCCAGTCTCGGTGGCCGCGTCGTCTCCAACAAGCAAGTCACGAAGGTCGAACAGATCCATCCGACCGCCGCGCTCACCCTCGTTGGGAGCGTCGGGGGCGCCCAGTCGTACATCCGCTCG is a genomic window of Halanaeroarchaeum sp. HSR-CO containing:
- the psmA gene encoding archaeal proteasome endopeptidase complex subunit alpha, producing the protein MQGQQQQAYDRGITIFSPDGRLYQVEYAREAVKRGTTSIGVRTAEGVVLVVDKRSRSPLMEPESIEKLHKVADHVAIASAGHVADARQLIDFARRRAQVEELRYEEPMDVEALTKAVTDNIQQYTQVGGARPFGAALLIAGVSDGVPRLFETDPSGTSNEWKAVAIGADRSDTQSFLEEEWHDDLTLEEGIELGVRALAHLREDSLEASGVGVGTVSVEDPVYDELSNEDLQEYLDDLDEVTEHEDEDEDESE